The genomic interval CGTTCCGGAAGATGTGCTTCCACACCAGCGAGCGCGGCGGCACGCCCTTCGCCTTCGCCGTCTCGACGTAGTTGGAGTTGACGGTCTCCAGCACGGCCGTGCGGCCGATACGCATCTCGTTGCCCATCGACGCCGACCCCAGCACGATGGCCGCGGGCGCGATCTTCTTGAGCGCCGGAACGAACGCGTCGGGACTCGTCAGTAGCGTCCAGAGGTTGTCGGGCAACGGCGGTGGTCCCGTCACGTTGGTCGCGACGAGCCAGTTCTCCCAGTCGAACCCGAACAGAATCTTCTCGGACTGCGAGAGGACGCTCATCAGGATGACCGCCAGCCAGAAGTTCGGCATCGCGCGCCAGACGATACCACCGAACGACGCGACGTAGTCGCTGAACGTGTTCGGGTTCAGTCCGGCGTAGAAGCCGAGCGGAATCCCGATGAAGATGGCGATGAGCACCGACCAGAAGCCCAGCCAGATGGTTCTGGGGGCGTATCCGAGCACGAGTTCGTACACGCTCGTGTTCGGCTGGACGACCCACGACTGACCGAGGTCGAAGGTGAACAGCCGAACCATGTAGTCGATGTACTGTTGCCACAGCGGTTGGTTCAGCCCGAGTCGGTTCTCGATGGCCTCGTACGCCTGCGGGTCACCCTGTGGTCCGAGAATCGCCGACACCGGGTCGAGCGGCCCGGCACGGATGACCAGGAAGGTGATCGAGGCCCCGAACACGAGTATCGGGATGGACAGTAGGACTCGCTTCGCGAAGTACCGCCACCTGCTCACGGCGAACCACCGCCGCGGTCGCGGCTACGCGCGTCGGATTGTACGTGTTTCCCAAACTGGACCGCGCACATGCGTGATGAATTTGGGGGACCTCTCATTATGTCTTGCGCTTTGTCGCGTGAACACTCGTCTCACTCTACCGAGCACCGTCGCTTCCCAACCCGTCGAACGCACCGATAAAAGGAACTCAGTCGGTCGTCAGTTGTCGCGCTCGCCGAGCTCGACGTTGTTGTACATCTGGCGGCTGTATCCGCCACCGCCGAACTTGGGCACGTCGACCCAGTCGTAGCTGAACCGCTCGTCGAGCTGGTGGTAGGTCGGGAGCATCGCGACGTCCTCCCAGTTGGCCTCCTCCATCTGGACGTAGGCCTCGGCGCGTGCCTGCTCGTCCTCGTCGGTCGGCGCGAGGTTGTCCTGAACCGTCGCCCACGCCTCCTCGGCGGAGCTGGCCGCGTCGGTGTCGGCCCAGTTGACGTAGGAGATGGGAGCGTCCTTCGACGTGTCGGTCTGTGGCGGGTTGAGCAGCTGCAGGAAGTTGTCGGGTGCGGGCCAGTCCATCACCCAGCCGAGCGAGTAGGCTTCGAGGTTGCCGCTGCGACCGCGCTCCAGCAGGGTCGAGAACGGCGCGCTCTCGACTTCCATGTCGATGTACGCGCTCGTGAGCTGGTCACGCAGGAGGACGGCGACGTCCTCCCAAGTGTCCGAGGACTCGTAGACCGTCATGGTGAACTCGTAGCGCTCGCTGTCGCTGTAGCCAGCCTCCTCCATGACCTGGCGGGCCTTGTCGAGTTGGGTCTCGTTGTAGCCGTAGGGGTAGTTCTCCTCGGCGTGAGCGTCGTACTCGGGCGCACCGCCGGGGTAGGCGTTCGGCGGCGTCAGGTGGAACGCGGGCGTCCCGCGGTTCTTGAAGATTTCCTCGACGACCTGTTGCTGATTCATCGCGTACGCGGCGGCCTGCCGCGCGGGCTTCTCGACCGAGTCGGTGTTGAAGCCGACGTAGAAGGAGTTGATGGTCGAGACGGCCTCGTAGTTCAGCGTGGCGTCGCTGTCGGTCGGACCGTACGTCCCGGTCTCGCGGCCGAGGTCGTCGGTCTCCTCGACGCTGACCTTGTCGGGGTCGTACTGGGACGTCTGAAATTCACTGAACAGGTCGGCGTTCTGGTTGACGACAGAGTAGGTGTACTTCGCGTTGCCGTCCGAGGAGATGTTCCAGTGGACGCCGTCGATGCTGGCGGCGTCGCCGTGGTAGTCGTCGTACGCGGTGACGATGCACTCGGTGTCGGACTCCCATGTGTCGAACTCGAAGGGACCGGCACCGACCGGGCTCTCGGTGGCGAACTCGCTGTGTTCCATCTCACCGTCGTAGCCGTCGATGTCGCCGAGGATGCCCTCGGGAATCGCGGCGAACGACGTGTACGCCAGCATCGGGAGCGTGGCGTGGAACGGTCCGTCGAGTTCCATCTCGAGGGTGTAGTCGTCGGTCGCCTCGACCGCTATCGACTCGGGCTCGTAGTTGCCGTCGCCGTCGGTCTCGTGGACGACGCCGATGGAGTCGAGGATGAAGTACGCACGGCTGGAGTTCTCGGAGGCCGCGAGGCGCTCCCAGGAGTAGACGAAGTCATCTGCGGTGACCTCGTCGCCGTTGTGGTAGGTCACACCTTCCTTCAGCGTGAAGGTGTAGGTCGTGTAGTCGTCGGAGACCTCGTAGTCGTCGGCGATCTGGGTCTCGGGCTCGACCTCGCCGTTCGGGTAGTTCATCAGCCCGTCGAAGAGCTGCTGGATGACCTCACCGGAGGCGGTGTCGGTCGCCTCGATGGGGTCGAGCGTGGTCATCGTCGAGTTCATCCGGCGGAGGTAGTTGTCACCGACTTCGGACTCCTCGGTCTCCGTCTCGGTCTCCTCGGTCTCGGTCTCCCCGGCCTCGGTCTCTTCGGTCTCGTTCCCGCCATCGCCCTCGTCGCCGGTACAGCCAGCGAGGGCAACGGCCGATGCCGCACCGCCGGTCGCCTGCAGGAAGCGACGGCGGCTCAGGTTGTCAGTATCTGTCATCCAACCGCTCATTGTAAACCGGACCGGATAAACTTACCGCTTATTACCCGGGGAAAGCCCGCCATAACGCCGTAATACATATATTCCTAGACGAATTTACTCTCTTGCTCTTTAACTGGAATTAGGCGCTAAGTCCCCTTCCTCAAGGAGCAACGCAGGGAGCGAAGCGACCGAGTAGCGCAGTAGGGAGGGGATACAGCGCCGCACGATTCTCAAACACGTTCACCGCCCAGCCCACAGGCCCACCGCTACCTTTATGTCTATCCAAAGTATATACATAGGTGATGGATAGGTTTGAAATCGAAGGCGAAGAAGTCCTCGACGGGACGGCAAAACCGTCGGGGAATAGTGCGCACGTCATCGTTCCCAAACGCTGGCGCGGAGCCGACGTGAAAGTCGTCCGCGTCTCCGAACCCGATTCAGACGAGTAAGATGCAGTACAACTACAAGTATCGACTCAACCCGACAGAAGCCCTCACCGAGACGCTTCTACACCACGTCGATACTTGTAGGCAACTGTACAATCACGTCCTCTACAAACTCAACGAGGCAGACGACATTCCTGCTCGCTACGAGGTTCAGGGGCGACTTCCCGACCTCAAATCGTGGTGGGACGACCTCGGAAATGTTCACTCGAAAGTTCTCCAGATGGTAGTCAAGCGCGTCTACGACAACCTCTCCACGCTCAAAGCGCAGAAGGAGAACGGGCGTGCTGTGGGGATGCTCAACTGGAAGCCCCCTCGGGAGTATCGGTCTCTCACCTACAACCAGTCCGGCTTCAAACTCAAGAATACGAGTGGTCGGCCTGTCTTGTGGTTAAGCAAAATCGGTGAGATTCCGATTCACCTCCACCGAGACATTCCCGAGAACGCGACCATCAAACAGGTCACGGTCAAGCAAGAACCCACGGGCGAGTGGTATGCCACGTTCGGTATCGACGTGGACGAAGCAACGCCGGAGAAACCTGAGAAACCAGAACAAGTCGTTGGTATCGACGTGGGGATTCTCAAGTACGCCCACGATACTGACGGGTACGCCATTGAGAGTCCCGACTTCAGCGAGGAACGTGAGCGACTCGAACGCGCACAACGCGACCTCTCGCGGAAGGAACATGGCTCTGCGAACTGGGAAAAACAACGGCAGGTCGTGGCCGAACGACACGCCGACCTGAAGCGCAAGCGGCGAGACTTCTTGCACAAACTCTCGAACTACTACGCGACCGAGTACGACTTGGTGGCCGTTGAGGATTTGGACGCGAAGGGACTGGTCGAACTCCCGGGCAACTCTCGTAATCGAGCGGGAGCGGCGTGGGGGACGTTCCTGCGGATGCTCGAATACAAGTGCGAGCGCGAAGGAACGCACTTCGTCGCGGTTGACCCGAAAGATACGACGAAGGAGTGTGCGTCCTGCGGTGTCAAGACGGACAAACCGCTGTGGGTTCGTGAACACTCGTGTCCTTCGTGTGGGTTCGAGGCGGATAGGGACGCGAATGCGGCGTGGAATATTCTTTCTCGCGGTCTGGAAAAGGTAGGAGTGGTTCACTCCGAATCAACGCCTGTGGAGACTGCGCTCCCTGTGGATACGTCCGTATCTGCAAAGCGCGTCGTGGAAACAGGAAGCCCCACCCTCAAGGAGCGAACCGCGTCAGCGGTGAGCGAGTAGGGTGGGGTAGTTCACTTCTCTCTCATATTTGACCGACGATACGGGTCCGAGACCACGGTCCGAATTATAACAGAAAAGTTATAACAATGCGGCATGGTATTTCGTACCGCTCTACGAATGCCCCCATTCCGCCAGCGGCCTGTCGTTCCGGAGCGTTTATAAGCCGTGATACCAATTCACACATATGGCCCACAACACGGCCACTACGTCGGACCCCGTCGCAGAGCGCGAGGTCATGGCCTCGCTGGACGATGATGGTCGCACGGAGCGACTCATCATCGCTGACACGACGGCCGACGGAGCGTGGCTCTCGGTCCCCGTATCCGGTAGCGCTTCCCTCCGCGAGTGGCAGTAACGGTTCGCTTTCGCCCGTCCGTCCTTTTCGCGCCGACCGCATCCCCGTATCGGCGCCTGCCATCTCGATAACGACCCAATACTGAACCTTTTTGCCGGTGGTGTCCGTTCCCGTGAGTATGAACTACCGGGAGGTCTCAGGGGACCGCGAGTTCGTCGCGCGACTCGGACACGGCGAGGACTGGCGCGCCGAGATCGAGGACTTGGCCGACGAGGAGGGCGTCGACGCCGGGTGGTTCGTCGCCATGGGCGCGGTTCAGAACGCCACCGTCTGGTTCTACGACCAGACCGAGATGGAGTACCGCGAGGTCGAGTTCGACGAACCGCTCGAAGTCGCCGCCTGCGTCGGCAACGTCTCGTGGCTGGACGGCGACCGGTTCGCCCACACTCACGCGGTCCTGTCCCGGCGGAGCGGCCAGACCCTCGCGGGTCACCTCGATTCGGCGACGGTGTTCGCCGGGGAACTGTACATGCGGACCTTCGAGGACGAGCTCACCCGCGAACACGACGAACCCACCGACCTCGACCTCTGGCTATAGATGCGGCCGGAAGACGAGCGCTACTTCGAGCGCCTCGAATCCGACCTCGACGACGCCTTCGAGGTCGCCCGCGCGGCCCGCGCAGACAGCGGCGACCCCAAGCCCGAGGTCGAGATTCCGGTCGCGAAGGACATGGCAGACCGGGTCGAGAACATCCTCGGCATCGACGGGGTCGCCGAGCGCGTCCGCGAGTTGGAGGGCGAGATGTCTCGGGAGGAGGCCGCCCTCGTACTCGCAGAGGACTTCGCGGAGGGCCGGGTCGGCGACTACGAGACCCGCGAGGGGAAGGTCGAGGGCGCGGTCCGGACCGCGGTCGCCCTGCTCACCGAGGGCGTGGTCGCCGCGCCCATCGAGGGCATCGACCGGGTCGAACTCCTCGAAAACGACGACGGCACCGAGTTCGTCAACGTCTACTACGCGGGTCCCATCCGGTCGGCGGGCGGGACCGCACAGGCCCTCTCGGTGCTGGTCGCCGACTACACACGCGCGCTCATCGGCGTCGAGGAGTACGAGGCCCGTGACGAGGAGATCGAGCGCTACGCCGAGGAGATAAACCTCTACGACAAGGAGACCGGCCTCCAGTACTCGCCCAAGGACAAGGAGTCGAAGTTCATCGCCGAGCACATGCCCATCATGCTCGACGGCGAGGCCACGGGCGACGAGGAGGTCTCGGGCTTTCGCGACCTCGAACGCGTGGACACCAACAACGCCCGCGGGGGCATGTGCCTCGTCCTCGCGGAGGGAATCGCGCTCAAGGCCCCGAAGATACAGCGCTACACCCGCAACCTCGACGAGGTCGACTGGCCGTGGTTGCAGGACCTCATCGACGGCACCATCGGCAAGGACGCTGGCGACGACGCGGAGGACGACGAGGGCGACGAAGACGCCAAGGGGGGCACGGAGGACGGCGACGAGGCCGACGAGGGCGACCCAGAGGAGACCGGCCCGCCCCGAGCCGAACCCGCCACGAAGTTCCTCCGGGACCTCATCGCTGGCAGACCCGTCTTCGGCCACCCGAGCGAGGCCGGGGGCTTCCGCCTGCGCTACGGCCGGGCGCGCAACCACGGGTTCGCGACCGCGGGCGTCCACCCCGCGACGATGCACCTCGTGGACGACTTCCTCGCCACGGGAACCCAGATTAAGACCGAGCGCCCCGGCAAGGCCGCGGGCGTCGTGCCCGTCGACTCCATCGAGGGACCGACGGTCAAACTCGCGAACGGCGACGTGCGGCGAATCGACGACCCCGCGGAGGCGCTCGAAATCCGCAACGGCGTCGAGGCGATACTCGACCTCGGGGAGTACCTGGTCAACTACGGCGAGTTCGTCGAGAACAACCACCCCTTGGTACCCGCCTCCTACACCTTCGAGTGGTGGATACAGGACTTCGAGGCCGCCGGGGCCGACGTGCGCGCGCTCCGGGACTCCCCGCGCGTGGACCTCGAAGACCCGGGCGTCGAGGAGACAATCGAGTGGGCGACCGAGTACGACTGCCCGCTCCACCCGAAGTACACCTACCTCTGGCACGACATCCCGGTCGAGGGGTTCGAGGCGCTCGCCGACGCGGTCGCGGCGGGCGAAACCGAGGACGGCGACCTCCTCGTCGAGAACGCCGACGCGGTTCGCGACCCCCTGGAAAAACTGCTCGTCCGCCACTCGCAGAGTGACGACCGCATCCGGATTCCCGAGTGGCGACCCCTCGCGCTGTCGCTCGGCCTGACCGAGGACCGCGAGAAGACGTGGGACGACCTCTTGGAGTCGGCTCGCGAGTGGGGCGAGGACGAACCCGGCGACAACGCCGTGAAGGCGGTCAACGAGGTCGCGCCCTTCGAGGTACGCGAGCGCGCGCCGACCCGAATCGGCAACCGGATGGGCCGACCCGAGAAGTCCGAGTCCCGCGACCTCTCGCCCGCGGTCCACACCCTCTTTCCCATCGGCGAGGCGGGCGGGAGCCAGCGCGACGTGGTCGCCGCGGCCTCCCACGCCGACGACATGGAAAGCACCCCCGGAGAGGTCGAGATGCAGGTCGGCCGCCGGGAGTGCGAGGAGTGTGGCGAACACACCTACAAGACCGATTGCCCCGAGTGCGGGGGGGACACGTTCCCGCACTTCAAATGTCCGAGTTGCGACTCGGTGGTCGAACTCGACGAGTCGGGACGTGCGGTCTGTGACCGCTGTGAGGTCGAGGCGAGTTCGGTCGAGTGGCGCACCATCGACGTGAACGACGAACTCCGGTCGGCGCTCGAATCGGTCGGCGAGCGCGAGAACGCCTTCGACACGCTCAAAGGCGTCAAGGGGCTGTCGTCGTCGTACAAGACGCCCGAGCCCATCGAGAAGGGTATCCTCCGGGCGAAACACGACGTCTCCTCGTTCAAGGACGGCACGGTCCGGTACGACATGACCGACCTCCCGGTGACCGCGGTCCGACCCTCCGAACTCGACGTGACCGCCGACCACTTCCGGTCGCTGGGCTACGAGACCGACATCCACGGCGACGAACTCCGCCACGACGACCAGCTGGTCGAGCTCAAAGTCCAGGACATCGTGCTCTCGGACGGCGCGGCCGAGCACATGCTCCAGACCGCCGACTTCGTCGACGACCTGCTCGAACAGTACTACGGGCTGGAGCCCTTCTACGAGATGGACGACCGCGACGAACTCGTCGGCGAACTCGTCTTCGGGATGGCTCCCCACACCTCCGCCGCCGTGGTGGGCCGAGTCGTGGGGTTCACGAGCGCGGCCGTGGGATACGCACATCCGTACTTTCACGCGGCGAAACGCCGGAACTGCTTCCACCCCGAGACAAAGGTGTGGTACGAGGACGAGTCCGGCGACTGGCACTACGACGAGATTCGGACGGTAGTCGAAGAGCGATTGGAGGACCCGCGGGAGGACGACTTCGGCGCGCTGGTCGAGGAGCTGGATGGGAACGTGTGGGTCCCCTCGGTAGACGAAGACGGCGAAATCGTTCAGAAACCGCTCGAAGCGGTCTCGAAACATCCCGCCCCGGACCACCTCGTCGAAATCGAGACGCGGAGTGGACGGGAGATTGCGGTGACTCCGGACCATTCGATGCGTCGGTGGACTCCTGATGGAATCGAGGAAGTCGAAGCTAATGCACTATCTGCTGGTGACGAAATACCGTCTCCGAAAGAGATTGGATTCGAAGGGGAACACGCCTCTATCGATCTTCTCCGAGAGTTCCTGCATCTCGACTCGATTCCGAACGACGAATTGATGGTACGGGGTCTTGGTGGAGAGCGAATTAAGGAACTCCTCGATTCTGCAACCGAGGATAGTGGATACCTCAAGCCAGTCGCAAAAAAACTAGGCAAAAGCGATTCATCCGTCTACAATTGGGTGAACCGAGATAGCATTCCGGCATCTGTCCTCATCGCTCTCTTCGGCATTGAGGAAACCATCGAAAAGCTTCCTCAGGACGTCCAACTCGGTGTGAGACGTGATACTGCGTCGGTAAGCCGAACGTTCACTATTACAGAGGATATTGCGAAGGTTCTCGGATACTACACTGCTGAGGGATTCACTCGATTCGAAGATGGGAACTTCTACCAGACGACCATCTGCACGCCGGATGACGAACCTCGGAACCACATCATCGAGACTCTCGAAGATGAACTCTCGGTAACGCCTTACGAGGAGAACGAGTGGAAGATCACGACTTCGAGTCGTCTAGTCGCTCTACTCTTCACTCAAATCCTTAACGCTGGGAGCGTTGCCGACGACAAGCGGGCACCGGACTACATCCTGAACTCACCGAAGCCCGTCGTTCGGGAGTTCCTCCGGGCCTACTTCAGTGGAGATGGAAGTGTAGCAAGCGACCGTGTCGAACTCCGGGCGCATACGGTTAGCGATGAATTGAAAAACGATCTCGTTGGATTGCTGAAGCGGTTCGGTATCGCCAGCAAGGTCTACACGGAAACTCGCTGTCCTTCGACAGGGGCAATCGCCGAGTTCTACGGCGACGAACCAGTTCCGGAATTCGAGTCGTGGGTTCTCAAGGTGACATCCGAGAACGCCGAACAGTTCGCTTCCGAAATCGGATTCGACCTCGAAAGGAAGTCCGAGACGTTCGAAGATGCTCTCGATTCTATCCCCGTGC from Halorussus salilacus carries:
- a CDS encoding ABC transporter permease translates to MSRWRYFAKRVLLSIPILVFGASITFLVIRAGPLDPVSAILGPQGDPQAYEAIENRLGLNQPLWQQYIDYMVRLFTFDLGQSWVVQPNTSVYELVLGYAPRTIWLGFWSVLIAIFIGIPLGFYAGLNPNTFSDYVASFGGIVWRAMPNFWLAVILMSVLSQSEKILFGFDWENWLVATNVTGPPPLPDNLWTLLTSPDAFVPALKKIAPAAIVLGSASMGNEMRIGRTAVLETVNSNYVETAKAKGVPPRSLVWKHIFRNALIPLVPIITGEAFLLIGGSVLVETVFDISGLGFLFFQGIKNGDMPLVGSLMFIFILLVVIINIIQDLLYTIIDPRVGYDGGA
- a CDS encoding ABC transporter substrate-binding protein; amino-acid sequence: MTDTDNLSRRRFLQATGGAASAVALAGCTGDEGDGGNETEETEAGETETEETETETEESEVGDNYLRRMNSTMTTLDPIEATDTASGEVIQQLFDGLMNYPNGEVEPETQIADDYEVSDDYTTYTFTLKEGVTYHNGDEVTADDFVYSWERLAASENSSRAYFILDSIGVVHETDGDGNYEPESIAVEATDDYTLEMELDGPFHATLPMLAYTSFAAIPEGILGDIDGYDGEMEHSEFATESPVGAGPFEFDTWESDTECIVTAYDDYHGDAASIDGVHWNISSDGNAKYTYSVVNQNADLFSEFQTSQYDPDKVSVEETDDLGRETGTYGPTDSDATLNYEAVSTINSFYVGFNTDSVEKPARQAAAYAMNQQQVVEEIFKNRGTPAFHLTPPNAYPGGAPEYDAHAEENYPYGYNETQLDKARQVMEEAGYSDSERYEFTMTVYESSDTWEDVAVLLRDQLTSAYIDMEVESAPFSTLLERGRSGNLEAYSLGWVMDWPAPDNFLQLLNPPQTDTSKDAPISYVNWADTDAASSAEEAWATVQDNLAPTDEDEQARAEAYVQMEEANWEDVAMLPTYHQLDERFSYDWVDVPKFGGGGYSRQMYNNVELGERDN
- a CDS encoding DUF2080 family transposase-associated protein, which translates into the protein MDRFEIEGEEVLDGTAKPSGNSAHVIVPKRWRGADVKVVRVSEPDSDE
- a CDS encoding RNA-guided endonuclease InsQ/TnpB family protein — encoded protein: MQYNYKYRLNPTEALTETLLHHVDTCRQLYNHVLYKLNEADDIPARYEVQGRLPDLKSWWDDLGNVHSKVLQMVVKRVYDNLSTLKAQKENGRAVGMLNWKPPREYRSLTYNQSGFKLKNTSGRPVLWLSKIGEIPIHLHRDIPENATIKQVTVKQEPTGEWYATFGIDVDEATPEKPEKPEQVVGIDVGILKYAHDTDGYAIESPDFSEERERLERAQRDLSRKEHGSANWEKQRQVVAERHADLKRKRRDFLHKLSNYYATEYDLVAVEDLDAKGLVELPGNSRNRAGAAWGTFLRMLEYKCEREGTHFVAVDPKDTTKECASCGVKTDKPLWVREHSCPSCGFEADRDANAAWNILSRGLEKVGVVHSESTPVETALPVDTSVSAKRVVETGSPTLKERTASAVSE
- a CDS encoding DUF7556 family protein, whose protein sequence is MAHNTATTSDPVAEREVMASLDDDGRTERLIIADTTADGAWLSVPVSGSASLREWQ
- a CDS encoding PPC domain-containing DNA-binding protein encodes the protein MNYREVSGDREFVARLGHGEDWRAEIEDLADEEGVDAGWFVAMGAVQNATVWFYDQTEMEYREVEFDEPLEVAACVGNVSWLDGDRFAHTHAVLSRRSGQTLAGHLDSATVFAGELYMRTFEDELTREHDEPTDLDLWL
- a CDS encoding DNA polymerase II large subunit, translated to MRPEDERYFERLESDLDDAFEVARAARADSGDPKPEVEIPVAKDMADRVENILGIDGVAERVRELEGEMSREEAALVLAEDFAEGRVGDYETREGKVEGAVRTAVALLTEGVVAAPIEGIDRVELLENDDGTEFVNVYYAGPIRSAGGTAQALSVLVADYTRALIGVEEYEARDEEIERYAEEINLYDKETGLQYSPKDKESKFIAEHMPIMLDGEATGDEEVSGFRDLERVDTNNARGGMCLVLAEGIALKAPKIQRYTRNLDEVDWPWLQDLIDGTIGKDAGDDAEDDEGDEDAKGGTEDGDEADEGDPEETGPPRAEPATKFLRDLIAGRPVFGHPSEAGGFRLRYGRARNHGFATAGVHPATMHLVDDFLATGTQIKTERPGKAAGVVPVDSIEGPTVKLANGDVRRIDDPAEALEIRNGVEAILDLGEYLVNYGEFVENNHPLVPASYTFEWWIQDFEAAGADVRALRDSPRVDLEDPGVEETIEWATEYDCPLHPKYTYLWHDIPVEGFEALADAVAAGETEDGDLLVENADAVRDPLEKLLVRHSQSDDRIRIPEWRPLALSLGLTEDREKTWDDLLESAREWGEDEPGDNAVKAVNEVAPFEVRERAPTRIGNRMGRPEKSESRDLSPAVHTLFPIGEAGGSQRDVVAAASHADDMESTPGEVEMQVGRRECEECGEHTYKTDCPECGGDTFPHFKCPSCDSVVELDESGRAVCDRCEVEASSVEWRTIDVNDELRSALESVGERENAFDTLKGVKGLSSSYKTPEPIEKGILRAKHDVSSFKDGTVRYDMTDLPVTAVRPSELDVTADHFRSLGYETDIHGDELRHDDQLVELKVQDIVLSDGAAEHMLQTADFVDDLLEQYYGLEPFYEMDDRDELVGELVFGMAPHTSAAVVGRVVGFTSAAVGYAHPYFHAAKRRNCFHPETKVWYEDESGDWHYDEIRTVVEERLEDPREDDFGALVEELDGNVWVPSVDEDGEIVQKPLEAVSKHPAPDHLVEIETRSGREIAVTPDHSMRRWTPDGIEEVEANALSAGDEIPSPKEIGFEGEHASIDLLREFLHLDSIPNDELMVRGLGGERIKELLDSATEDSGYLKPVAKKLGKSDSSVYNWVNRDSIPASVLIALFGIEETIEKLPQDVQLGVRRDTASVSRTFTITEDIAKVLGYYTAEGFTRFEDGNFYQTTICTPDDEPRNHIIETLEDELSVTPYEENEWKITTSSRLVALLFTQILNAGSVADDKRAPDYILNSPKPVVREFLRAYFSGDGSVASDRVELRAHTVSDELKNDLVGLLKRFGIASKVYTETRCPSTGAIAEFYGDEPVPEFESWVLKVTSENAEQFASEIGFDLERKSETFEDALDSIPVRSQRIFGDGGELWLDEVESVEIVESDIESTYSLTVEDTHTLVANDLFVGQCDGDEDCVMLLMDGLLNFSKEFLPDKRGGRMDAPLVMSSRIDPSEIDDEAHNMDIVREYPREFYEATREMADPGAVEDVMTIAEENLGTDREYTDFHHSHDTSNIALGPDLSAYKTLGSMMDKMDAQLELARKLYAVDETDVAERVIEYHFLPDLIGNLRAFSRQETRCLDCGEKYRRMPLTRECRECGGDVNLTVHQGSVNKYMETAIQVAETYDCREYTKQRLELLDRKLESIFENDKNKQGSIADFM